The following proteins are encoded in a genomic region of Plasmodium sp. gorilla clade G2 genome assembly, chromosome: 2:
- a CDS encoding early transcribed membrane protein 2 — translation MKLSKILYFFAALLALNFIAPRDYNTMVEAKAGKKLTPAEIKKRNQKIMLYSSIASAVALLIGGAVGLGIHLNKNKGEKKKGTPAAKKTENKSVNPSISSTMYRA, via the coding sequence atgAAACTCtccaaaattttatatttcttcgCAGCCCTCTTAGCTCTCAACTTTATTGCCCCAAGAGATTACAATACTATGGTAGAAGCAAAGGcaggaaaaaaattaacaccagcagaaattaaaaaaagaaaccaaaaaataatgttataCAGTTCTATAGCCTCAGCAGTTGCTTTACTTATTGGGGGTGCAGTTGGTTTAGgtattcatttaaataaaaataaaggagaaaaaaaaaaaggtactCCAGCAGCAAAAAAAACTGAAAACAAATCAGTAAACCCATCAATATCCAGTACCATGTACAGAgcttaa
- a CDS encoding octaprenyl pyrophosphate synthase, producing MVHLSKRNNIKSFLNYCKVKYLNPLLINKNEDIVKETNILKNNNLYNRKESNIFIEILKSSFIKFKGQKINEEINKHNNIINNSILNNNHNIYHDTNKKKTQQYEEKHNVFHTENMYKDVLLCMDVLQYEEDKVNSELNLLHSYFNKERTNIDPYTLCESKIKNIDEYIFNIIKTNYKNIDEFITYIYLYKGKRFRVILSILLKNILHHIDNVSKFKTNFKNRNIQRNVSKSNKFSSNFLSNKLKLYNLKITQKNKNICEKTVLDNQCKIIAASEIIHMGSLLHDDVIDESNKRRGVIALHKKFGNKISILSGDYLLARASSIFAGTGSPKICRRFSYVVESLIKGEFLQRNLKFNNVEEALKMYLIKSYHKTASLFSHLFACIAILSFKNDTIIQLCFNLGLHIGMAYQLYDDYLDYKIDHNTNKPILNDLKNNIKTAPLLFSYNYNPQVILPLINKNSYTSNDIENILYYIHHSNSMKKNELCSLLHIKKASEILYSLISHCNKTTTNKNNTKNDDIKQSSEALINLILNVLSRNVK from the coding sequence ATGGTTCACCTAAGTAAAaggaataatattaaaagctTCTTAAATTATTGCAAAGTTAAATATTTGAATCCTCTactaattaataaaaatgaagacaTAGTAAAAGAAAcgaacattttaaaaaataacaacTTGTATAATAGAAAGGAATCAAATATctttatagaaatattaaaatcatcgtttataaaatttaaaggGCAAAAGATAAacgaagaaataaataaacataataatattattaataatagcaTTCtcaataataatcataatatttatcatgatacaaacaaaaaaaaaacacaacaatatgaagaaaaacatAATGTATTTCATAcagaaaatatgtataaagaCGTTTTATTATGTATGGATGTTTTACAATATGAAGAGGATAAAGTAAATAGtgaattaaatttattacattcttattttaataaagaaaGAACAAATATTGATCCTTATACCTTATGTgaaagtaaaataaaaaatattgatgaatatatatttaatattattaaaactaattataaaaacattgatgaatttattacatatatttatttatataaaggaaaaagaTTTAGGGTTATCTTAAGTatcttattaaaaaatatattacaccATATAGATAATGTTTCAAAATTTAAaacaaattttaaaaatagaaatatacaAAGAAACGTTTCCAAATCAAATAAATTCTCGTCCaattttttatcaaataaattaaaactaTACAACTTGAAAATAacccaaaaaaataaaaatatatgtgaaaaAACTGTTTTAGATAATCAATGTAAAATTATAGCTGCTTCAGAAATCATACATATGGGTTCTCTTTTACATGATGATGTTATAGATGAATCAAATAAAAGAAGAGGTGTCATAgcattacataaaaaatttggAAATAAAATTTCAATATTATCAGGTGACTATCTATTAGCACGTGCTAGTTCTATTTTTGCTGGTACAGGTTCACCAAAAATTTGTAGACGTTTTTCTTATGTTGTCGAAAGTTTAATAAAAGGAGAATTCTTACAAAGAAAtctaaaatttaataatgttGAAGAAGCACTCAAAATGtatttaattaaatcatATCATAAAACGGCTTCtcttttttctcatttattTGCATGTATAGCTATTCtatcatttaaaaatgataCTATTATACaattatgttttaatttaGGATTACACATAGGTATGGCTTATCAATTATATGATGATTATTTAGATTATAAAATTGATCATAACACAAACAAACctatattaaatgatttaaaaaataatattaaaacagctccattattattttcctaTAATTATAACCCTCAAGTTATTTTACCcctaattaataaaaattcatatacaagtaatgatatagaaaatattttatattatatacaccATTCTAAtagtatgaaaaaaaatgaattgtgttctttattacatataaaaaaggcATCTGAAATTTTATACTCCTTAATATCTCATTGTAATAAAACAActacaaataaaaacaataccAAAAACGATGATATAAAACAAAGTAGTGAGgcattaattaatttaatcCTAAACGTTTTATCAAGAAACGTCAAatga
- a CDS encoding palmitoyltransferase, putative has product MNNLKKCKRWILYKFSHFIQIFYFFYLFSGCLIIYFETHFILNQYYSIPYIRFFCIFLFIFGITSFFLCSLSDPGKISSNCLDKHLEYYSYDEIIFYANTKCKTCNITKPARSKHCSFCSSCISRYDHHCFLLNNCIGGYNNMYYLVFLHIHIIITFYSTFITVYALYSIIKYEHLLEATFINKETNEIIPFSYFTIVNYLFYKCSGTFSLFVISIFSFFCLFSYFLNIIYFSLFINITQNELTKYRKVENKSAQINTEFYNKGFIKNVEDLLFYKKNIKNFINKKL; this is encoded by the exons atgaacaacctaaaaaaatgtaaacgTTGGATCTTATACAAATTTTCTCACTTCATTCAA attttttatttcttctatcTATTTAGTGGTTgtcttataatatattttgaaa CTCATTTCATATTAAATCAATATTATAGCATCCCATATATAAG atttttttgtatattcctttttatttttggaaTAACATCATTCTTTTTATGTTCATTAAGTGACCCAG GAAAAATCTCTTCGAATTGTCTAGATAAGCACTTGGAATACTATTCATACgatgaaataatattttacgCCAACACTAAATGTAAAACGTGTAATATTACAAA ACCTGCTAGAAGTAAACACTGTTCATTTTGTTCTTCTTGTATATCCAGATATGACCATCATTGTTTCTTATTGAATAATTGTATAGGaggttataataatatgtattatttagtttttcttcatatacatattattataacctTTTATTCAACATTTATAA ctGTCTATGCATTATAtagtataataaaatatgaacatcTTTTAGAAG CAACTTTTATAAACAAAGAAACCAACGAGATTATACCATTCTCCTACTTTACCATTgttaat TATCTCTTTTACAAATGTAGTGGTACCTTCTCCCTATTTGTCATAtccattttttcatttttctgtttattttcctattttttgaatattatcTATTTCAGTCTTTTCATTAATATCACGCAAAACGAATTAACTAAATATAGAAAAGTGGAAAATAAATCTGCTCAAATAAATACCGAATTTTACAATAAAG ggtttataaaaaatgtagagGACTTacttttttacaaaaaaaatattaaaaactttattaataagaaattataa
- a CDS encoding repetitive organellar protein, putative produces MVFTFKNKKKKKEASSDRVSKESFNEEDNENNSKRDKSDSWYKKIIETKGKSKSKYKNDNSFDDNINDDILNNNNNNEDNNNNKISENLYKDNELENQLKDTLKSISSLSNKIVNYESKIEELEKELKEDKDKNIDNNNYENKLKEKEDFVKQKIDMLNEKENLLHEKELDINKREKKINEKEKNIIKKEETFYNLEKDYLEKNKEKEAISIEIIDIKKHLEKLKIEIKEKKDDLENLNKKLLSKENVLKELKGCVKEKNETINSLNDNIIEKEKKYKLLEYELEEKSKQIDLLNKQEKEKEMEKEMEKEKEKEREKEREKEREKEKEKEREKEREKEREKEKEYDTLIKELKDEKISILEKIHSIKLKEMDIEKREQNFVHMEDQLKDLKNSFVKNNNQLKVYKCEIKNLKNELEKKEKELKDIENVTKEEINNLTNQLNEKEKQILAFNKNYKEEIHGLKEELKESVKITKIETQELQEMVDIKQKELDQLQKKYNEQIESITIELNKKEKEYTNLQNNYMEEINNLNGKLEETNKEYTNLQNNYMEEINNLNGKLEETNKEYTNLQNNYMKEINNLNGKLEETNKEYTNLQNNYMKEINNLNGKLEETNKEYTNLQNNYNNEINMLNDNIKTMNTQISTLKNDVHLLNEQIDNLNNEKGTLNNKINELNIQIVDLKDEKNFLNNQIVDLSNQIDLLTRKMEEKENKMVEQENKYQQEIELLRGNITSSENILNTDEAVCDLKRQLSLKDDEMKMMKEEHEKKLAELKDDCDVRIREMNEKNEDKINTLKQENEDNMNKLKQENEDNMNKLKQENEDNMNKLKQENEDKINTLKQENEDNMNKLKQENEDKMNTLKQENEDKMNKLKQENEDKMNMLKEEYENKINEINNKNEIKVKEVIDEYKEEVETLKVTLDEKKKQFDKDINYANIKAHEKEQILLTQMEDLKCQSDTKYLDLYGKYIKLIKSICMIINIECCDEIENEDIIRKIEEYINNNKGSKKEVEEKEHKRHSSFNILKSKEKFFRNSIEDKSNELKKKYEKDLLSKDNKIEEKNKKIKELNNEIKKLQDEIVVHKKQSSVQVDPKKKSWILIKDKSKEKLKDKENQINVEKIDEKDLKKKDDEIRILNEELVQYKTILYHLKKDPLLRNYNLLSKIDINSLITNEEICLDNIEENVLDYDEEINKSKYKLIELKNEICSLTTELMELNNKKNELIEENNKLNLVDQGKKKLKKDVEKQKKEIEKLNKQLTKCNKQIDELNEEVEKLSNENIELITYSNDLNNKFDMKENNLMMKLDENEDNIKKMKSKIGDMEKEIKYREDEKKKNLNEINNLKKKNEDMSIKYNEMHIKYGDICVKYEEMSLTYKETSLKYEQIKVQYEEIKIKYEQINVKYEEINVKYDEKCSQYDEIYSQYDEINKKYGPLLKINVTNKIVDSNLDRNDKEIILEDNKIEGITNYLKQIFELNEEIIRLKGEINKISLLYSNELNEKNSYDINMKHVQEQLIFLEKTNKENEEKIIYLTSQYTEAYKNKSDGSKLDAIQSVGNVNIYGNISNNNMSAEENIRTNEDKCGEMFVKNIEEKNGIHLSKYINLLEENKFRCMKIIYENENIKSSNKIIGLYNYSRYYGLREDLCKEEIVSSKIENISNKNKKENNNSDKNNCDGYGYGDDEKVTMVLCIILNEIMKFLFLNDEYVLLFEKIHKNVWKRMYIPEEIKFFILKYITLLNKLRDYIISVHNNMRNEKYDECWFLFQHYFERSSDVRKEMVHFLLERRSQENLISFKSKLKSKKEKILTMDILHFSKEHMQLKTIADLRKEINYEKNSKDTLNRDYNLLLYKYQECVSKLKRVKNLMKEINQNVFIEKYDDISKELDNFSDGYNEQNEQYEKNEQYEQYLMDPILLDNNKNKNKKLMTEHNTIINRLTTFTQNRDSKYQNKITDDVKQRRINNIMNNTNKNSINIIYNHYENLNKPKYNDNINRLNSYHQNMHIANSIHHNRNINKSFLTNQANNTYSVMKNYINTDRPNLNAKNNVRNIFNEIVDENVNKTFVHKSLFF; encoded by the coding sequence ATGGTATTCACgtttaaaaataagaaaaagaaaaaagaagctAGTTCAGATAGAGTAAGCAAAGAATCATTTAATGAGgaagataatgaaaataattcaaaGAGGGACAAAAGCGATTCCtggtataaaaaaataatagaaaCTAAAGGAAAAAGtaaaagtaaatataaaaatgataattcatttgatgataatattaatgatgacatattaaataataataataataatgaagataataataataataaaatatccgaaaatttatataaagacaATGAACTAGAAAATCAACTTAAAGATACATTAAAGTCTATTAGTTCGTTGTCGAACAAGATTGTAAATTATGAAAGTAAAATTGAAGAAttagaaaaagaattaaaagaagataaggataaaaatattgataataataattatgaaaataaattaaaagagaAAGAAGATTTTGTGAAACAAAAAATTGACATgctaaatgaaaaagaaaatcttTTACATGAAAAAGAATtagatattaataaaagagaaaagaaaataaatgaaaaagaaaaaaatataataaaaaaggaagaaacattttataatttagaaaaagattatttagaaaaaaataaagaaaaagaagcaATTTCTATAGAAATTATAGATATTAAAAAACATTTAGAAAAActaaaaatagaaataaaagaaaaaaaagatgatttggaaaatttaaataaaaaattgttatcaaaagaaaatgtactaaaagaattaaaaggATGTGttaaggaaaaaaatgaaactaTTAATTCGttgaatgataatattatcgaaaaggaaaaaaaatataaattgttAGAATATGAGTTGGAAGAAAAAAGTAAACAAattgatttattaaataaacaagaaaaggaaaaggaAATGGAAAAGGAAATGGAAAaggaaaaggaaaaagaaagGGAAAAGGAAAGAGAAAAGGaaagagaaaaagaaaaagaaaaggaaagagaaaaagaaagagaaaaagaaagagaaaaagaaaaggaataTGATACATTAATCAAAGAATTAAAAGATGAAAAGATTTCAATTCTAGAAAAAATTCATTCAATTAAACTAAAAGAAATGGATATTGAAAAAAGAGAACAGAATTTTGTTCATATGGAAGATCAAttaaaagatttaaaaaatagttttgtaaaaaataataatcaattAAAAGTTTATAAATGTGAAATAAAGAATCTTAAGAAcgaattagaaaaaaaagaaaaagaattaaaagatatagaaaatgtaactaaagaagaaataaataatttaacaaatcaattaaatgaaaaggaGAAACAAATTCTtgcatttaataaaaattataaagaagaaattcATGGATTGaaagaagaattaaaagaatCTGTAAAAATAACTAAAATAGAAACTCAAGAGTTACAAGAAATGGTtgatataaaacaaaaagagTTAGACCAATTgcagaaaaaatataatgaacaaATAGAAAGTATAACAAtcgaattaaataaaaaagagaagGAATATACgaatttacaaaataattatatggaagaaataaataatttaaatggaAAATTAGAAGAAactaataaagaatataccaatttacaaaataattatatggaagaaattaataatttaaatggaAAATTAGAAGAAactaataaagaatatacgaatttacaaaataattatatgaaagaaataaataatttaaatggaAAATTAGAAGAAactaataaagaatatacgaatttacaaaataattatatgaaagaaataaataatttaaatggaAAATTAGAAGAAactaataaagaatatacgaatttacaaaataattataacaatgaaataaatatgttaaatgataatataaaaacaatgaATACACAAATAAGtactttaaaaaatgatgtaCATTTGTTAAATGAACAAatagataatttaaataatgaaaagggcacactaaataataaaatcaaTGAGTTGAATATACAAATTGTGGAtttaaaagatgaaaaaaatttcttAAATAATCAAATTGTAGATTTAAGTAATCAAATTGATTTGTTAACAAGAAAAATGGAGGAgaaggaaaataaaatggTGGAACAGGAGAATAAGTATCAACAAGAGATAGAACTGTTAAGGGGGAATATAACAAGTtctgaaaatatattaaatactgATGAAGCGGTGTGTGATTTAAAAAGACAATTAAGTTTGAAGGATGatgaaatgaaaatgatgaagGAAGAACATGAAAAAAAGTTGGCCGAGTTGAAAGATGATTGTGATGTGAGGATAAGGGAGATGAATGAAAAGAATGAAGATAAAATTAATACGTTAAAGcaagaaaatgaagataatatgaataagtTGAAGcaagaaaatgaagataatatgaataagtTGAAGcaagaaaatgaagataatatgaataagtTGAAGcaagaaaatgaagataaaatTAATACGTTGAAGcaagaaaatgaagataatatgaataagtTGAAGcaagaaaatgaagataaaatGAATACGTTAAAGcaagaaaatgaagataaaatgaataagTTGAAGcaagaaaatgaagataaaatgaatatgttGAAGGAAGAGTATGAAAATAAGataaatgaaattaataataaaaatgaaataaaagtaaaagaaGTAATAGATGAATATAAAGAAGAAGTGGAAACATTAAAAGTTACattagatgaaaaaaaaaaacaatttgataaagatataaattatgCAAATATCAAAGCTCATGAAAAGGAgcaaatattattaacacaAATGGAAGATTTAAAATGTCAGAGTGATACAAAGTATTTAGATTTATATGggaaatatattaaactaATAAAAAGTATTTGTATGATAATTAACATTGAATGTTGTGATGAAatagaaaatgaagatattataagaaaaattgaagaatatataaataataacaaaggATCGAAAAAAGAagtagaagaaaaagaacatAAAAGACACTCTtcctttaatattttaaaaagtaaaGAAAAGTTTTTTAGAAATAGTATAGAAGATAAAAgcaatgaattaaaaaaaaaatatgaaaaagatttattatcaaaagataataaaattgaagaaaagaataaaaaaataaaagaactgaataatgaaattaaaaagttACAAGATGAAATAGTAGTACATAAAAAACAAAGTAGTGTACAAGTAGAtccaaaaaagaaaagttgGATTCTTATTAAAGATAAATCTAAAGagaaattaaaagataaagaaaacCAAATAAATGTGGAAAAAATTGATGAAaaggatttaaaaaaaaaagatgatgaaataagaatattaaatgaagaacttgtacaatataaaacaattttatatcatttaaaaaaagatccGTTATTAAGAAATTACaatttattatcaaaaattGATATAAATTCTTTAATAACAAATGAAGAAATTTGTCTAGataatatagaagaaaatgTTTTAGATtatgatgaagaaataaataaaagcaaatataaattaattgaactaaaaaatgaaatatgttCTTTAACTACTGAGCTTATGGAacttaataataagaaaaatgaattgattgaagaaaataataaattaaatttagtAGATCAAGGGAAaaagaaattgaaaaaagatgtagaaaaacaaaaaaaagaaatagaaaaattaaataaacaatTAACAAAATGTAATAAACAAATAGATGAATTAAATGAAGAAGTGGAAAAATTaagtaatgaaaatattgaatTAATTACATATTCAAATGATTTAAATAACAAATTTgatatgaaagaaaataatcTTATGATGAAATTagatgaaaatgaagataacataaagaaaatgaaaagtaAAATTGGTGATatggaaaaagaaataaaatatagagaagatgagaaaaaaaaaaatttaaatgaaattaataatttaaagaaaaaaaatgaagatatgtctattaaatataatgaaatgcATATTAAGTATGGAGATATTTGTgtaaaatatgaagaaatgTCTCTTACATATAAAGAAACATCTCTTAAATATGAGCAAATTAAAGTGCAAtatgaagaaattaaaattaagtacgaacaaataaatgttaaatatgaagaaattaATGTTAAATATGATGAGAAATGTTCTCAATATGATGAGATATATTCTCAGtatgatgaaataaataagaaatatggtcctttattaaaaataaatgttacTAATAAAATTGTTGATTCAAATTTGGATAGAaatgataaagaaataattttagaagataataaaatagaagGAATTAcgaattatttaaaacaaatatttgAATTAAATGAAGAGATCATACGATTAAAAggagaaataaataaaattagcttattatatagtaatgaattaaatgagaaaaataGTTATGATATAAACATGAAACATGTGCAAGaacaattaatttttttggaaaagacaaataaagaaaatgaagagaaaataatttatttgacTAGTCAATATACTGaagcatataaaaataagagtGATGGATCAAAATTAGATGCTATACAATCTGTTGgtaatgttaatatatatggaaatatatccaataataatatgagtgCCGAAGAAAATATCAGAACAAATGAGGATAAATGTGGAGAGATGTTTGTTAAGAATATAGAAGAGAAGAATGGCATTCATTTATCAAAGTATATTAATCtattagaagaaaataaatttcgatgtatgaaaataatttatgaaaatgaaaatataaaaagtagtaataaaataattggattatataattattcaagGTATTATGGTTTAAGAGAAGATTTATGTAAAGAAGAAATCGTTTCTtcaaaaatagaaaatatatctaataaaaataaaaaagaaaacaataaTAGTGATAAAAACAATTGTGATGGTTATGGTTATGGTGATGATGAGAAGGTTACAATGgttttatgtattatattaaatgaaataatgaaatttttatttttaaatgatgaatatgtattattatttgaaaagATTCATAAAAATGTTTGGAAACGAATGTATATCccagaagaaataaaattctttattttaaaatatattactctGTTAAATAAATTGAGagattatataataagtgtacataataatatgagaaatgaaaaatatgatgaatgttggtttttatttcaacatTATTTTGAAAGATCGAGTGATGTTAGAAAAGAGATGGTTCATTTCTTATTAGAAAGAAGGAGTCAAGAAAAtttaatatcttttaaaagtaaattaaaaagtaaaaaagaaaaaatattaacaatgGACATATTGCATTTTAGTAAAGAACATATGCAATTAAAAACCATAGCTGATctaagaaaagaaataaattatgaaaaaaattctaAAGATACATTAAATAGagattataatttattattatataaatatcaagAATGTGTAAGTAAATTAAAGAGggtaaaaaatttaatgaaagaaataaatcaaaatgtatttatagaaaaatatgatgatataagTAAAGAATTAGATAATTTTTCAGATGGATataatgaacaaaatgaacaatatgaaaaaaatgaacaatatgaacaatatttAATGGATCCTATTttattagataataataaaaataaaaataagaaattaaTGACTGAACATAATACTATAATTAATAGGTTAACTACTTTTACACAAAATAGAGATtcaaaatatcaaaataaaataactgATGATGTAAAACAAAgaagaataaataatataatgaataatacaaataaaaatagtattaatattatttataatcattatgaaaatttaaataaacctaaatataatgataatataaatagatTAAATTCATATCATCAAAATATGCATATTGCCAATTCAATTCATcataatagaaatataaataaaagtttTCTTACTAATCAGgcaaataatacatatagtgttatgaaaaattatataaatacagaTAGACCAAATTTAAATGCAAAAAATAATGTacgtaatatttttaatgaaaTTGTAgatgaaaatgtaaataaaacgTTTGTTCATAaaagtttatttttttaa